The Sorex araneus isolate mSorAra2 chromosome 5, mSorAra2.pri, whole genome shotgun sequence genome has a segment encoding these proteins:
- the TNFRSF25 gene encoding tumor necrosis factor receptor superfamily member 25 isoform X4 produces the protein MAQENHHYERCARCRFCDEEALQMTVRNCSAVANTVCGCKPGLFPSCWDHGCVDPGEHLLCSPCADCGTLNRRPLAACEDPLDAAPPRWPPPTPGPPRHLLPAVSQGQEECGGCLDGFYEHDKECVSCPKITLGSCPKPCASVCGWRQMFWVQVLLAVLVVPLLLGAPLIYTYHRCHAAGRVESEEARTEALLPPQAPEAPCPADPWVKNWLPSPALGPPPAPAAGREAAVLQPGPQLYDVIDAVPARCWKEFVRTLGLREAEIEAVEVEVDRFRDQQYEMLKRWRQQESAGLDAVYRALERMGLHGCAESLRERLQRGA, from the exons ATGGCCCAGGAGAACCACCACTACGAGCGCTGTGCCCGCTGCCGGTTCTGTGATGAGGAAG CCTTGCAGATGACTGTGCGGAACTGCTCGGCCGTGGCCAACACCGTCTGTGGCTGTAAACCCGGCTTGTTCCCGAGCTGCTGGGACCATGGCTGTGTTGACCCGGGGGAGCATCTCCTCTGCAGTCCCTGTGCAGACTGTGGGACCCTGAACCGCCGCCCGCTGGCAGCCTGTGAAGACCCCCTGgacgccgccccgccccgctggcCGCCCCCCACTCCGGGTCCCCCGCGCCATCTGTTGCCTGCAGTCTCCCAAGGACAGGAGGAGTGCGGGGGCTGCCTGGACGGCTTCTACGAACACGATAAGGAATGCGTGTCCTGCCCCAA GATCACCCTGGGGAGCTGTCCCAAACCCTGTGCGTCGGTGTGTGGCTGGAGGCAGA TGTTCTGGGTCcaggtgctcctggcagtgctggtggtcCCACTCCTGCTTGGCGCCCCCTTGATCTACACGTACCATCGCTGCCACGCTGCCGGCCGCGTGGAGTCCG AGGAAGCCCGGACGGAGGCGCTGCTGCCCCCCCAG GCCCCGGAGGCGCCCTGCCCTGCCGACCCTTGGGTCAAGAACTGGCTGCCCAGCCCGGCTCTCG gcccgccgcccgcgcccgccgcgggcCGGGAGGCCGCCGTGCTCCAGCCGGGCCCGCAGCTGTACGACGTGATCGACGCGGTGCCCGCGCGTTGCTGGAAGGAGTTCGTGCGCACGCTGGGGCTGCGCGAGGCCGAGATCGAGgcggtggaggtggaggtggaccGCTTCCGCGACCAGCAGTATGAGATGCTCAAGCGCTGGCGCCAGCAGGAGTCGGCGGGGCTGGACGCCGTGTACCGGGCGCTGGAGCGCATGGGGCTGCACGGCTGCGCCGAGAGCCTGCGCGAGCGCCTGCAGCGCGGCGCGTGA
- the TNFRSF25 gene encoding tumor necrosis factor receptor superfamily member 25 isoform X2: MAQENHHYERCARCRFCDEEALQMTVRNCSAVANTVCGCKPGLFPSCWDHGCVDPGEHLLCSPCADCGTLNRRPLAACEDPLDAAPPRWPPPTPGPPRHLLPAVSQGQEECGGCLDGFYEHDKECVSCPKITLGSCPKPCASVCGWRQMFWVQVLLAVLVVPLLLGAPLIYTYHRCHAAGRVESEEARTEALLPPQDSAHSLPPLPSGPLAANSWMPGPFQAPEAPCPADPWVKNWLPSPALGPPPAPAAGREAAVLQPGPQLYDVIDAVPARCWKEFVRTLGLREAEIEAVEVEVDRFRDQQYEMLKRWRQQESAGLDAVYRALERMGLHGCAESLRERLQRGA, encoded by the exons ATGGCCCAGGAGAACCACCACTACGAGCGCTGTGCCCGCTGCCGGTTCTGTGATGAGGAAG CCTTGCAGATGACTGTGCGGAACTGCTCGGCCGTGGCCAACACCGTCTGTGGCTGTAAACCCGGCTTGTTCCCGAGCTGCTGGGACCATGGCTGTGTTGACCCGGGGGAGCATCTCCTCTGCAGTCCCTGTGCAGACTGTGGGACCCTGAACCGCCGCCCGCTGGCAGCCTGTGAAGACCCCCTGgacgccgccccgccccgctggcCGCCCCCCACTCCGGGTCCCCCGCGCCATCTGTTGCCTGCAGTCTCCCAAGGACAGGAGGAGTGCGGGGGCTGCCTGGACGGCTTCTACGAACACGATAAGGAATGCGTGTCCTGCCCCAA GATCACCCTGGGGAGCTGTCCCAAACCCTGTGCGTCGGTGTGTGGCTGGAGGCAGA TGTTCTGGGTCcaggtgctcctggcagtgctggtggtcCCACTCCTGCTTGGCGCCCCCTTGATCTACACGTACCATCGCTGCCACGCTGCCGGCCGCGTGGAGTCCG AGGAAGCCCGGACGGAGGCGCTGCTGCCCCCCCAG GACAGTGCCCACTCCCTCCCGCCGCTCCCCAGCGGCCCCCTGGCCGCCAACAGCTGGATGCCCGGCCCCTTCCAGGCCCCGGAGGCGCCCTGCCCTGCCGACCCTTGGGTCAAGAACTGGCTGCCCAGCCCGGCTCTCG gcccgccgcccgcgcccgccgcgggcCGGGAGGCCGCCGTGCTCCAGCCGGGCCCGCAGCTGTACGACGTGATCGACGCGGTGCCCGCGCGTTGCTGGAAGGAGTTCGTGCGCACGCTGGGGCTGCGCGAGGCCGAGATCGAGgcggtggaggtggaggtggaccGCTTCCGCGACCAGCAGTATGAGATGCTCAAGCGCTGGCGCCAGCAGGAGTCGGCGGGGCTGGACGCCGTGTACCGGGCGCTGGAGCGCATGGGGCTGCACGGCTGCGCCGAGAGCCTGCGCGAGCGCCTGCAGCGCGGCGCGTGA
- the TNFRSF25 gene encoding tumor necrosis factor receptor superfamily member 25 isoform X3, whose protein sequence is MAQENHHYERCARCRFCDEEALQMTVRNCSAVANTVCGCKPGLFPSCWDHGCVDPGEHLLCSPCADCGTLNRRPLAACEDPLDAAPPRWPPPTPGPPRHLLPAVSQGQEECGGCLDGFYEHDKECVSCPKITLGSCPKPCASVCGWRQMFWVQVLLAVLVVPLLLGAPLIYTYHRCHAAGRVESAEEARTEALLPPQAPEAPCPADPWVKNWLPSPALGPPPAPAAGREAAVLQPGPQLYDVIDAVPARCWKEFVRTLGLREAEIEAVEVEVDRFRDQQYEMLKRWRQQESAGLDAVYRALERMGLHGCAESLRERLQRGA, encoded by the exons ATGGCCCAGGAGAACCACCACTACGAGCGCTGTGCCCGCTGCCGGTTCTGTGATGAGGAAG CCTTGCAGATGACTGTGCGGAACTGCTCGGCCGTGGCCAACACCGTCTGTGGCTGTAAACCCGGCTTGTTCCCGAGCTGCTGGGACCATGGCTGTGTTGACCCGGGGGAGCATCTCCTCTGCAGTCCCTGTGCAGACTGTGGGACCCTGAACCGCCGCCCGCTGGCAGCCTGTGAAGACCCCCTGgacgccgccccgccccgctggcCGCCCCCCACTCCGGGTCCCCCGCGCCATCTGTTGCCTGCAGTCTCCCAAGGACAGGAGGAGTGCGGGGGCTGCCTGGACGGCTTCTACGAACACGATAAGGAATGCGTGTCCTGCCCCAA GATCACCCTGGGGAGCTGTCCCAAACCCTGTGCGTCGGTGTGTGGCTGGAGGCAGA TGTTCTGGGTCcaggtgctcctggcagtgctggtggtcCCACTCCTGCTTGGCGCCCCCTTGATCTACACGTACCATCGCTGCCACGCTGCCGGCCGCGTGGAGTCCG CAGAGGAAGCCCGGACGGAGGCGCTGCTGCCCCCCCAG GCCCCGGAGGCGCCCTGCCCTGCCGACCCTTGGGTCAAGAACTGGCTGCCCAGCCCGGCTCTCG gcccgccgcccgcgcccgccgcgggcCGGGAGGCCGCCGTGCTCCAGCCGGGCCCGCAGCTGTACGACGTGATCGACGCGGTGCCCGCGCGTTGCTGGAAGGAGTTCGTGCGCACGCTGGGGCTGCGCGAGGCCGAGATCGAGgcggtggaggtggaggtggaccGCTTCCGCGACCAGCAGTATGAGATGCTCAAGCGCTGGCGCCAGCAGGAGTCGGCGGGGCTGGACGCCGTGTACCGGGCGCTGGAGCGCATGGGGCTGCACGGCTGCGCCGAGAGCCTGCGCGAGCGCCTGCAGCGCGGCGCGTGA
- the TNFRSF25 gene encoding tumor necrosis factor receptor superfamily member 25 isoform X1, with amino-acid sequence MAQENHHYERCARCRFCDEEALQMTVRNCSAVANTVCGCKPGLFPSCWDHGCVDPGEHLLCSPCADCGTLNRRPLAACEDPLDAAPPRWPPPTPGPPRHLLPAVSQGQEECGGCLDGFYEHDKECVSCPKITLGSCPKPCASVCGWRQMFWVQVLLAVLVVPLLLGAPLIYTYHRCHAAGRVESAEEARTEALLPPQDSAHSLPPLPSGPLAANSWMPGPFQAPEAPCPADPWVKNWLPSPALGPPPAPAAGREAAVLQPGPQLYDVIDAVPARCWKEFVRTLGLREAEIEAVEVEVDRFRDQQYEMLKRWRQQESAGLDAVYRALERMGLHGCAESLRERLQRGA; translated from the exons ATGGCCCAGGAGAACCACCACTACGAGCGCTGTGCCCGCTGCCGGTTCTGTGATGAGGAAG CCTTGCAGATGACTGTGCGGAACTGCTCGGCCGTGGCCAACACCGTCTGTGGCTGTAAACCCGGCTTGTTCCCGAGCTGCTGGGACCATGGCTGTGTTGACCCGGGGGAGCATCTCCTCTGCAGTCCCTGTGCAGACTGTGGGACCCTGAACCGCCGCCCGCTGGCAGCCTGTGAAGACCCCCTGgacgccgccccgccccgctggcCGCCCCCCACTCCGGGTCCCCCGCGCCATCTGTTGCCTGCAGTCTCCCAAGGACAGGAGGAGTGCGGGGGCTGCCTGGACGGCTTCTACGAACACGATAAGGAATGCGTGTCCTGCCCCAA GATCACCCTGGGGAGCTGTCCCAAACCCTGTGCGTCGGTGTGTGGCTGGAGGCAGA TGTTCTGGGTCcaggtgctcctggcagtgctggtggtcCCACTCCTGCTTGGCGCCCCCTTGATCTACACGTACCATCGCTGCCACGCTGCCGGCCGCGTGGAGTCCG CAGAGGAAGCCCGGACGGAGGCGCTGCTGCCCCCCCAG GACAGTGCCCACTCCCTCCCGCCGCTCCCCAGCGGCCCCCTGGCCGCCAACAGCTGGATGCCCGGCCCCTTCCAGGCCCCGGAGGCGCCCTGCCCTGCCGACCCTTGGGTCAAGAACTGGCTGCCCAGCCCGGCTCTCG gcccgccgcccgcgcccgccgcgggcCGGGAGGCCGCCGTGCTCCAGCCGGGCCCGCAGCTGTACGACGTGATCGACGCGGTGCCCGCGCGTTGCTGGAAGGAGTTCGTGCGCACGCTGGGGCTGCGCGAGGCCGAGATCGAGgcggtggaggtggaggtggaccGCTTCCGCGACCAGCAGTATGAGATGCTCAAGCGCTGGCGCCAGCAGGAGTCGGCGGGGCTGGACGCCGTGTACCGGGCGCTGGAGCGCATGGGGCTGCACGGCTGCGCCGAGAGCCTGCGCGAGCGCCTGCAGCGCGGCGCGTGA
- the TNFRSF25 gene encoding tumor necrosis factor receptor superfamily member 25 isoform X5, which translates to MAQENHHYERCARCRFCDEEALQMTVRNCSAVANTVCGCKPGLFPSCWDHGCVDPGEHLLCSPCADCGTLNRRPLAACEDPLDAAPPRWPPPTPGPPRHLLPAVSQGQEECGGCLDGFYEHDKECVSCPNVLGPGAPGSAGGPTPAWRPLDLHVPSLPRCRPRGVRGSPDGGAAAPPGQCPLPPAAPQRPPGRQQLDARPLPGPGGALPCRPLGQELAAQPGSRPAARARRGPGGRRAPAGPAAVRRDRRGARALLEGVRAHAGAARGRDRGGGGGGGPLPRPAV; encoded by the exons ATGGCCCAGGAGAACCACCACTACGAGCGCTGTGCCCGCTGCCGGTTCTGTGATGAGGAAG CCTTGCAGATGACTGTGCGGAACTGCTCGGCCGTGGCCAACACCGTCTGTGGCTGTAAACCCGGCTTGTTCCCGAGCTGCTGGGACCATGGCTGTGTTGACCCGGGGGAGCATCTCCTCTGCAGTCCCTGTGCAGACTGTGGGACCCTGAACCGCCGCCCGCTGGCAGCCTGTGAAGACCCCCTGgacgccgccccgccccgctggcCGCCCCCCACTCCGGGTCCCCCGCGCCATCTGTTGCCTGCAGTCTCCCAAGGACAGGAGGAGTGCGGGGGCTGCCTGGACGGCTTCTACGAACACGATAAGGAATGCGTGTCCTGCCCCAA TGTTCTGGGTCcaggtgctcctggcagtgctggtggtcCCACTCCTGCTTGGCGCCCCCTTGATCTACACGTACCATCGCTGCCACGCTGCCGGCCGCGTGGAGTCCG AGGAAGCCCGGACGGAGGCGCTGCTGCCCCCCCAG GACAGTGCCCACTCCCTCCCGCCGCTCCCCAGCGGCCCCCTGGCCGCCAACAGCTGGATGCCCGGCCCCTTCCAGGCCCCGGAGGCGCCCTGCCCTGCCGACCCTTGGGTCAAGAACTGGCTGCCCAGCCCGGCTCTCG gcccgccgcccgcgcccgccgcgggcCGGGAGGCCGCCGTGCTCCAGCCGGGCCCGCAGCTGTACGACGTGATCGACGCGGTGCCCGCGCGTTGCTGGAAGGAGTTCGTGCGCACGCTGGGGCTGCGCGAGGCCGAGATCGAGgcggtggaggtggaggtggaccGCTTCCGCGACCAGCAGTATGA